TTTGGCTATGCTTATCCGGCTTTCGAATGCTTCAAGACATTGGAACAGCATCCGGGCAACACAAGGCAGCTTCAATTCTGGTGCCAATACTGGTAAATTCTTCTCCTTGATAACAGGAAGGAAAAGAAAGTAAATATACATTCTGATGCTTGGATTCAATTGCCATGTTTTTTCTTTGGTCCTGTCGCGGAGAAAATCTTACAAATTATGGACTTTGGGATCTTAATATGAGAAAGATATCAAATTAAGAGTAAGATTGAGATTATGTTGCCTTATCCAACAAGTTACAACTGGGTAATTTTTTGTTTAGGGAACTGATCGGTTTACATCTTAGCAGAAGAACAATTCAAATTGTTGAGTCAGATATATTAGAATGATGCTTTACGATTGATAGCTCTCGTTAGGAACTGAATGGAATGGGATGCTGAGGAACTCTGTTCTGAGATTGAGAAAACATAATAATTTTGGAACataaagataatatatatatatatattttttccttggaTAAGATGTCACGTCGCAATCTTCACCCATATATACACCTAATTCGAAGTCTGCAATGGTGCCTAATATGGTGAAGGGAAGCTGGCCAGCGCTGCATCTGTACCTCTGTCTGATGGCGATGATTGATTTATAGTTTATACACCACTGATTAGGTTTGGTGGACTGGTAGTGGCACGCATTAGTAGCATCATGTTCCAAACCTATATGGCAAAAGTCAACTCTACCGCCAGATCTGTGAGCTGAGTTCCTTTACATGTCATCCTCGATTTCTGACAACTGATTAGAGTTGTGTTCAACTTGATTCACCTTCTGTTGAATCGGGGGATTCAATGGAGCTGTTTCATTAATGGGGGAAAATGAACGAGACTCTGGTATTCCTGTCACCCTCATGTTTGCGAATGATGAGCTTCGTATTTGCAGGATCATCGTGGCGATACTGACGGTCATCGAGATGGTGGGCGAGTTTCTAGTCTCAATGTAATGTTTGACTCTGGTAGTCTCGTTCGTTTCTTGATGTTTGAGTTCGATCTGTGCGTGACTTGATTCCTCTCCATGAAGGTTGCCCATGTATGGCGAAGCCAAGCTGGCCTTCTTGGTCTACCTGTGGTACCCGAAAACCAAGGTATTCGTTCAAACGAGATGCGGTGATCGACATTAATGGAGATTTCACTTGGTGCTCATCTTCTTTGGTCTCGCGAACAATGCAGGGATCCGATCTGGTGTACGACACCTTCCTCCGCCCGCTCGTCATGCAGTACGAACCTGACATCGAGGAGAGGTTCCGAAACCTGCGGGCTAAGTCCGGGCAGCTGCTCATCTTCTACCTCAAGAACTTCACAGAGAAAGGCCAGATCTTGTTCCTCGATGTCCTCCGCTATGTGGTCTCTAAGGCCTCGAGCGGTACCGAGGTAATGATGGTACGCTTATAAGGTCGTCGTAAGACAGCATGGTGGTTGACTCGGTTGACGATAAATGATGTCAAACGTTGTCGGAGGATGCGGAAGATTGACTAGTTCATAAAGCCtaacttttctctcttttttcttcaGCGGATTAGAGGACGAGGATCGTCTTCCAAGAACAAGAAACGGGAGAAGCAGGGTGCGGACGAATTGGAGGACATCGCCGAAGCCTTGTTTGCCACAAATGCGAAGCAACGGGGATCGCGCCAGCACAAATAAGATCACACAATAGCTGTAAATTTAGGGAGATTAAAATAGACACAAAAATGATGATGAATTACTGGTTATTGACGTTTCTTTTTCGATTTGAATCGTGATTTTTCGTTTTGGGAAATGCTTGTCGAATCCTTTTGCTATTCGTCGACGGATCAGCGGTTGATGTATACAATGTGAAGGTTGTGCTATCATCCTAAGCGGCACAAGGATCGAAAGAGGCGGCGGAGGAAATGGAGGCAGGGGGAGAGGAGGTCGGCACAGGAGAGGACGGCGAGCGCCCGCCGGAGCAGCCCGCGGGGGGGAGGGGCGGCCGCCCTCGGCGTCAGCTGCAGGTACGCGTGCGCCGCCTGCTGCACGAGGCGGTTCCGGATCCGGATCTCGCCGCCCCCACCGCCGCCGGGTCCCCCGCCGCACCCCGGGGCGCCGGGGGTGGTAGGCGACGCCATCCCGGACGGCGGCGGCGTGGAACTCATGATGTCGCGGAGGCTGGTGTAGTCGATGTCCTTGGGCCAGCGGCGGCCGGCAGCGGCGGCGTGGGCGGGCACGATGTCGAGCGCCGCGGGCAGCGTCACCCCCCGCCGTCGCAGCGACAACGACAGCTTGCCGCTGGCCAGCGGAGACAGCAAGGGCTTCTTCTCATCGGTGGCTTCGTTTCCCATGGCATGGAAGGAGAGAAAGAAGGGAGGGAGGAAGAATGCAGGTAGAGATCGAGGAGGAGAATTTATAGGGAGGGAAGGGCTGTTTGAAAGCACCACCATACATAGGTTCGTTTGACGGCCCGTCCAAAAAGGCTTTGAGACTCGCACGGAGATGCGAGGAAATGGTCAGAAACGTGGTTGGTGATGCGGCGGTGCAGCGTGAGGGGTTTGGATTCTAATATTAGTGAGACGGTCCTTAGTAATTGGAATCAGCATGATGCGGTGGTTGGATAAGGGAGATAGCCGACCCGGGAACCGAGGCACGGTGCAGGGGCAGCTACCGTGTTGACCACTATTCCAAGTTTAGCTTTAGTCGCATAAGACGATTAAATTAACCGAGAGGACAAACAGGGAAAAGTACCAAAAGAGTTTACGTGGAAAAAAAGAATTTGATGGTTAATGCATAagacaaataaaataataaatgataTGCCCGAGTAATCACCTGATGCGGTGAATTGATCACATCGACAGTAATTATCATCCTTTCTAGGTATGAAAAATAGTGCATTTGACCctctatttatatgtatatatatatcatttattttctctgcaAAAAAATTGGAGAAAAATAACAGAGAATTTTAATTGTGCGTGCCCTAAGTCAACGGTATCCGGTGAGGAACCAACGATGTCAGATCCAGCCACGTGGTCACGCCTTTGCAAAGCCTCCATTAATCCACGCACTAGAAGCAAGCCTGGACGGGTGGCCCGACATGAACCAATCCCACCTCGTCTCCTCCTCGACTTTACCCTGCGTCTCCCCAACCCACAATTCCTTCTCAGGGGACACCGCAATGGCCACAGCAGCTCTCCTCTTATCTACCCTTCCCCCGGCCCAACGCCACGGCCTCCTCCAGTACCACCACTCTACCCGCCCCCGCTGCCGCCTTCTCCCCGCCTCTCCACTGCAGGGGAGGCAGCGCCATCGCTTGCCCAGCCCCATCCGCGCGATCCAAGAGACCGAAGAGAAAGCCAAGGCCTCGTCCTctgccgacgagatcaccgagaagtacgGGCTGGAGTTTGGCCTCTGGAAGGTGAGCCGCTAGCTGCCGCACCTGGAGCTACACTCCCAAAGTCTGCCCTCGACTCATCTGCCCTCTTTGCTTGTCCGTGCAGATATTTAGCTCCAAGGAGGGCGGCGACGGAGCGGAGGGGGAAGGCAAAGAGAAGTCCAAAGCTGATCAGGCCAAGGAACTGCTGGCCAAGTACGGAGGAGCTTACTTGGCCACCTCAATCACCCTCTCCTTGATCTCCTTCTCCCTCTGCTACCTCCTCATCGGTGCCGGAATCGATGTGCAGGCGCTGCTCAACAAGGTAAGACACGAGAACCTTTCGAAGCAAAGTTGCGCGTCGTAGCTAACAGAAGGTCCCACGGCCTGTGTGACAGATTGGCATTGCGACCGATGAGACTGGGGGCAAGGTCGGCACCTTTGCGCTGGCATATGCTGCACACAAGGCAGCATCTCCGATCAGGTTCCCGCCGACGGTCGCCCTCACCCCGATCGTCGCCAGTTGGATCGGGAAGAAGACCAACAAGTGACCGGATCTGCGAGCAAACCCTTCCACCTTATGCTTCTTCACTCTCTGTTGACTTGCCACTACAAAACTGTCCGTCCCATTCCATTCATCAGAGTTTTGTGAACTGGGTGGGTGGCTGTAGATTTGTCAGTCATGTAGTAGCTACTATTATACACGAATGAAACACTGGCTTGCTGGAAAACTAGAATTGTCTTGTGCAAACCCTCAGGGTTTTGAGAATCTTGGTCTTACAACAGTGGAAGGAGATGGATCTGTAACACAAACATCATATTCTATATTGTCCACAACCCATGTTTACCAACCTTGTTCATCCATGTATATTATATTTATGAGCTACTCGAATTCAGCAGCCACCTAACACAGTGGACAAGTTGTTTATCTTGTTATGCCTCAGCCTTTCCCACACCAAGATCGAATCACCCCCTAAATTCTCATGCAAGAATACATGGGTTTTAAATCTAATTGTGAAAAGCTTTGAAAGCTACGTAGATGAGTACATGATCTTTTAAGAATTTACATATTTTGAAACTAGATTATTTCACATGTCTTTAGATGCTCCCCTATCGATTGCAAAGTCATGTGAATTTATAAGAGTTAGATCTTTGAAGGATGTCAATGATTCATCAAGTCTCAATGTGTAGATGTCCATTGGCTCAAATGTCGCAATGGCATAACCATGCGACAAGTTGCTACTTATTGACGAGGTGCATCTGTCATACATATAAGCACAATGCGGATAATGGTCAAATCAACATTATTACTTGTTGATGATGTCAAATTTGGATCGTCCATCTGTGGAAGAAGACCATTCGAGCCTATCTATCACCACAGCAACATATTCTTCAAGTTTGCAGTGAGTTAGAGTGATACAGGTCGTGACCACCAATCATCCCTCGCTCGGGTACTGCTCAGAATTTTGTGATGGAGAAGCCCCACACACCAGGAAACTTGATGAAGTCTATTGCTAATTCATAGTTGGCAATTCGTATCAGCTTATGCCGGGCGATCATTAAGCTAATGTAAATGATCTGGAACTCACTCCCTCTGGTCAGCCAACATAGGTAAGGGTAGAAAGGAAGGATCTTTCTCTTGAGGGCCATAGCAGAGAACAAAATCACGAGGCAGATGAGGATGGTGAGCCACATGTAGTGATCCGCAATCAGCACACACACACCACTGGCGAATGCTGCCTTGAACCCTATGAACGCGACCTGCAGTAGTATTTCGGATAGAGTAAGACTGTAGACCTGGGTAACAGGAGTTCCTACCCGCACATAGATGACGAGGAATGGAACACAAATGGAGGATATCATGGCCAGGGCATCAGATATCAGAAACACCACAAAGGCAATCCCCCTTATACGCCTGTAGATGCTCTCATCATCGCTGCGATCCCTCTCAAAACTCCCTGATAAGGTGAATGCTGCAGTGAAGGTGACGGTGGTAATAAGCGCTGCCACGACGGGTAGACTATCGGCGATCTCTTTATAGTTCTTCTCTTCGACTTTGCTCTTTTGGTCTACCGCATGCTTACTGTCGgctatttcttttttattcttctctTCAACCGTGCCCTTTTGGTCTACCGGATGTACCATGTCCTGAAGGAGCTGCGGGTCACTGAATCGCGCACCCTTATTCGTCAAATCAATCACTACCTTGAACTGCAAAAACAAGTAGAACCTGTTGGATCATTTAGACGGACACCAGGAACAGGGGTGAAGGGTTGAAAGTACGTACCATTTTGATTACCAGGCGGTTCCTTGTGTTGGATAGAGCGACATCAAGAGCGGTTTGACCGCGGTTGTTGGTTGCACTAAGCTTGACGCTTGGACTGGACGACAACATTTGTATGATGGCCATGTCTCGAGATATTATAGCTCGATGCAGGGGAGTGTTCCCATCCGAATCCGGCTCGTTCAAGAGATCAGTGAGACGAGGTGATGTAGCCACAAATCGGACCACTTGTTCTCTTCGTTTGCTGATGGCTACGTGGAAGAAGTTGCTGCCCTCCCCGTCCCTCACCTCCGTACAACCGGAGCATGTTTCGATGAGATGTTTGATCACGTTCACATGCCCGAAGCTTGCAGCGACATGGATTGCAGAGGCGCCACCATTGTCTCGCAAATACGCAGTAGATGCATCATTTTGTAGCAGAAGTCTCACCATTTCGAGGTCTCCGCGGGCGGCTGCAAAGTGGAGAGGTACGAGTCCGGCGGCATCGGCCTTTCGGGTTAAACTGGCCCTCTGCTGCAGCAACATCCTTGTGATTTCCACAGCTGATAAATCGGAAGCCGTCGGAAAAGGTTGTGGGATCCACCAATAAACTAAAAGCTTATATTAAACATGAGTATTTATAATCTTTTAGAAGATTCCATCTTATTTCTTTTCTGAATTACGTATGAATAAGACTCTTAAATCAAAAtcttattaatttaatatttcaagaaacccatataaaaaatatattgtcaAACCTTTCGTTTGAAATAAACGTAATTAATTATACACTAAGGAAACTACTATTGGAACAATCTACTGTTCTAATTCATAAGAGAGAGTCAGTCTTAATTGAAACAGATGGATAGTTCTATGTCTATAAGATTTAACAGTACAATTTGACACAGAGGGTTCGTGTGATCGATCGACTTACGGGAGCTCCTGAGCACGGCTGAGTGCAAAGCTGTCCGCCCATTAGGTCCGTCGCATGACGCCTCCGTCGCCGCCAGCAAACGCCGCACGATCGACGCTGACCCGCTTTCCACCGCCATATAGAGGGGCGACACGCCGTTGACGTTGTTGGTCACCGCCGATACGCCCGGAGCCTTCGCCATCAGTTCCTCGACGAAGGAATCGTGGCCGTTCAGTGCCGCCTCGTGCAAGGCTGTGTTACCAACGTTGTTTACCATGTAGGGCAGCCGACGTTCAGGATCGCCCCGACGGGGGGGGTGAGGGATGAAGACATCCACCATGGGCGTGTGGCCGGCTCTGGCAGCGCAGTGCAACGGAGTGTCACCTTGTCCGTTTTGGATCACGAGGAAGAAGGGCTGCCGGCTGAGGGCTCTGGTGGCGAAGTCAGTGTGTCCTAGCTTGGCTGCAATGTGAAGCACGGTGTTCCTTTCGGCCGTGACTTGAAGGAGGGAGTCGT
This genomic stretch from Musa acuminata AAA Group cultivar baxijiao chromosome BXJ3-9, Cavendish_Baxijiao_AAA, whole genome shotgun sequence harbors:
- the LOC103997230 gene encoding ankyrin repeat-containing protein At5g02620 — translated: MEPLPGLFATPMSHELLVAARTGDMSVLGGNDSLLQVTAERNTVLHIAAKLGHTDFATRALSRQPFFLVIQNGQGDTPLHCAARAGHTPMVDVFIPHPPRRGDPERRLPYMVNNVGNTALHEAALNGHDSFVEELMAKAPGVSAVTNNVNGVSPLYMAVESGSASIVRRLLAATEASCDGPNGRTALHSAVLRSSPVEITRMLLQQRASLTRKADAAGLVPLHFAAARGDLEMVRLLLQNDASTAYLRDNGGASAIHVAASFGHVNVIKHLIETCSGCTEVRDGEGSNFFHVAISKRREQVVRFVATSPRLTDLLNEPDSDGNTPLHRAIISRDMAIIQMLSSSPSVKLSATNNRGQTALDVALSNTRNRLVIKMFKVVIDLTNKGARFSDPQLLQDMVHPVDQKGTVEEKNKKEIADSKHAVDQKSKVEEKNYKEIADSLPVVAALITTVTFTAAFTLSGSFERDRSDDESIYRRIRGIAFVVFLISDALAMISSICVPFLVIYVRVGTPVTQVYSLTLSEILLQVAFIGFKAAFASGVCVLIADHYMWLTILICLVILFSAMALKRKILPFYPYLCWLTRGSEFQIIYISLMIARHKLIRIANYELAIDFIKFPGVWGFSITKF
- the LOC135650106 gene encoding uncharacterized protein LOC135650106 produces the protein MNQSHLVSSSTLPCVSPTHNSFSGDTAMATAALLLSTLPPAQRHGLLQYHHSTRPRCRLLPASPLQGRQRHRLPSPIRAIQETEEKAKASSSADEITEKYGLEFGLWKIFSSKEGGDGAEGEGKEKSKADQAKELLAKYGGAYLATSITLSLISFSLCYLLIGAGIDVQALLNKIGIATDETGGKVGTFALAYAAHKAASPIRFPPTVALTPIVASWIGKKTNK
- the LOC135650107 gene encoding putative HVA22-like protein g → MLAEYITRFLVVLFGYAYPAFECFKTLEQHPGNTRQLQFWCQYWIIVAILTVIEMVGEFLVSMLPMYGEAKLAFLVYLWYPKTKGSDLVYDTFLRPLVMQYEPDIEERFRNLRAKSGQLLIFYLKNFTEKGQILFLDVLRYVVSKASSGTERIRGRGSSSKNKKREKQGADELEDIAEALFATNAKQRGSRQHK